Proteins encoded together in one Streptomyces asoensis window:
- a CDS encoding TerB family tellurite resistance protein: protein MLPERGRDGRATGLARILGTRTSWTPAGDGEFFCPGCGGDRNFQRLTGRRRFTLLGLPVVPRGETGPVVECAACHRHYGTDVLDHPTTVRFSAMLRDAVHTVALAVLSAGGTCARTSLETAAGAVRAAGFADCTEEQLAALVAALASDTGSSHGEAYGPGLAIELHEALDPLAPHLAAVGRESILLQGARIALADGPYTPAEREVLATVGAALTIHADEVTRLLVAARTPS, encoded by the coding sequence GTGCTGCCAGAACGGGGACGAGACGGCCGTGCCACCGGGCTTGCCCGCATCCTGGGCACCCGCACCTCGTGGACGCCCGCGGGGGACGGCGAGTTCTTCTGCCCGGGCTGCGGGGGCGACCGCAACTTCCAGCGGCTGACCGGCCGCCGCCGCTTCACGCTCCTCGGCCTGCCGGTCGTGCCGCGCGGTGAGACCGGCCCGGTCGTCGAGTGCGCGGCCTGCCACCGCCACTACGGCACCGACGTCCTCGACCACCCGACCACCGTCCGCTTCTCGGCGATGCTCAGGGACGCCGTGCACACCGTCGCCCTCGCGGTCCTGTCCGCGGGCGGCACCTGCGCCCGTACGTCCCTGGAGACGGCGGCCGGTGCGGTGCGCGCGGCAGGGTTCGCCGACTGCACGGAGGAACAGCTCGCCGCCCTCGTCGCCGCCCTGGCCTCCGACACCGGCAGCAGCCACGGCGAGGCGTACGGTCCGGGCCTGGCCATAGAGCTCCACGAGGCCCTCGACCCGCTCGCCCCGCACCTCGCGGCGGTCGGCCGCGAATCGATCCTGCTCCAGGGGGCCCGGATCGCCCTCGCGGACGGCCCCTACACCCCGGCCGAACGCGAGGTCCTCGCCACGGTCGGCGCGGCCCTGACGATCCACGCGGACGAGGTGACCCGGCTGCTGGTGGCGGCCCGCACGCCCTCCTGA
- a CDS encoding isoprenyl transferase: protein MVVRGFLGRQRREYRTPEPHPSGARPPKLPGELVPEHVAIVMDGNGRWAKERGLPRTEGHKVGAEQVLDVLQGAVEMGVRNISLYAFSTENWKRSPDEVRFLMNFNRDFIRKTRDQLDELGIRVRWVGRMPKLWKSVAKELQVAQEQTKDNDRLTLYFCMNYGGRAEIADAAQALAEDVKAGRLDPSKVTEKTLAKYLYYPDMPDVDLFLRPSGEQRTSNYLLWQSAYAELVFQDVLWPDFDRRDLWRACVEFASRDRRFGGAVTNEELLAMEGKTPGPEAGA, encoded by the coding sequence ATGGTCGTACGCGGGTTCCTGGGGCGGCAGCGTCGCGAGTACAGGACGCCGGAGCCGCACCCGTCCGGCGCGCGCCCGCCGAAGCTCCCGGGCGAGCTGGTCCCCGAGCATGTGGCGATCGTCATGGACGGCAACGGCCGCTGGGCCAAGGAGCGCGGGCTGCCGCGCACCGAGGGGCACAAGGTCGGCGCCGAGCAGGTCCTCGACGTGCTCCAGGGCGCGGTCGAGATGGGCGTGCGCAACATCTCGCTGTACGCCTTCTCCACCGAGAACTGGAAGCGCTCGCCCGACGAGGTCCGCTTCCTGATGAACTTCAACCGGGACTTCATCCGCAAGACCCGTGACCAGCTCGACGAGCTCGGCATCCGGGTGCGCTGGGTGGGCCGGATGCCCAAGCTGTGGAAGTCGGTCGCCAAGGAGCTCCAGGTCGCCCAGGAGCAGACCAAGGACAACGACCGCCTCACCCTGTACTTCTGCATGAACTACGGCGGCCGGGCGGAGATCGCGGACGCGGCGCAGGCGCTCGCCGAGGACGTGAAGGCGGGGCGTCTCGACCCGTCCAAGGTCACCGAGAAGACCCTCGCCAAGTACCTGTACTACCCGGACATGCCGGACGTCGACCTGTTCCTGCGGCCGAGCGGCGAGCAGCGCACCTCCAACTACCTGCTCTGGCAGAGCGCGTACGCGGAGCTGGTCTTCCAGGACGTGCTGTGGCCGGACTTCGACCGCCGGGACCTGTGGCGGGCGTGCGTGGAGTTCGCCTCCCGCGACCGCCGTTTCGGCGGCGCGGTCACCAACGAGGAACTGCTTGCCATGGAGGGGAAGACTCCGGGTCCGGAGGCCGGCGCGTAG
- a CDS encoding SCO2522 family protein, with product MGAVVKGPGTAFRESSADPRTESVPFSHLSLELGHLYMEDFAEGPTRLRRHFAAVRPWVEAARAGLGPLAPGRRPRISTCFLIDDYFSRLSTPAELIPPLLEAAAEAGLTIDYLARESGCAGPAADGSRHRDRAVLAESVLHRLVESPPPGSNGFRPPVGRTGWLTNGRRTPSQRTSAALDATGVWQPPSETEARGHSVFLDVELWNGPEDGRTWSCAFLAAVWQLVRLGLLRHNGAAVLTPVRWEDGTFPADWDALPPVLRLNPSATPFTAYATCSVLPSRFLPVEHAVRVILDQVHVEAEALAQVAERSAGEGFPVPAGVVDRTSYVFPPGL from the coding sequence CTGGGGGCAGTTGTGAAAGGGCCGGGCACCGCATTCCGGGAGAGCAGCGCCGACCCGCGCACCGAATCCGTGCCCTTCTCCCATCTCTCCCTGGAATTGGGCCACTTGTACATGGAGGACTTCGCCGAGGGGCCCACCAGGCTGCGCCGGCACTTCGCCGCCGTACGGCCCTGGGTGGAGGCCGCCCGGGCAGGCCTCGGCCCGCTCGCGCCGGGCCGCCGGCCCCGGATCAGCACCTGCTTCCTGATCGACGACTACTTCTCCCGGCTGTCCACCCCCGCCGAACTGATCCCGCCCCTGCTGGAGGCGGCCGCCGAGGCCGGGCTGACCATCGACTACCTGGCCCGCGAGTCGGGCTGCGCCGGCCCCGCGGCCGACGGCTCCCGCCACCGCGACCGGGCCGTGCTCGCCGAGTCCGTCCTGCACCGGCTGGTGGAGTCCCCGCCGCCCGGCAGCAACGGCTTCCGCCCGCCCGTCGGCCGCACCGGCTGGCTCACCAACGGCCGCCGCACGCCCTCGCAGCGCACCTCCGCCGCCCTCGACGCCACCGGCGTCTGGCAGCCGCCCAGCGAGACCGAGGCCCGCGGCCACTCCGTCTTCCTCGACGTCGAACTGTGGAACGGCCCCGAGGACGGCCGCACCTGGTCCTGCGCCTTCCTCGCGGCTGTCTGGCAGCTCGTCCGGCTCGGGCTGCTGCGGCACAACGGCGCCGCCGTGCTGACCCCCGTGCGGTGGGAGGACGGCACGTTCCCCGCGGACTGGGACGCGCTGCCGCCGGTCCTGCGGCTCAACCCCTCCGCGACGCCCTTCACCGCCTACGCCACCTGTAGCGTCCTGCCGTCCCGGTTCCTGCCCGTCGAACACGCCGTACGCGTCATCCTCGACCAGGTCCACGTCGAGGCCGAGGCGCTCGCGCAGGTCGCCGAGCGGTCCGCCGGCGAGGGCTTCCCGGTGCCCGCGGGCGTCGTGGACCGCACGTCCTACGTGTTCCCGCCGGGGCTGTGA
- a CDS encoding SCO2524 family protein, which yields MQIKPRQNLLEVWQAIARHSFDSGAWEWGEWGGRSSVADAERLLCLLYPATEIEPFRLDDPDTTQLDVERALRNAGDSSEIPMNLVEILGDFMDRHRGEESPTFAGGYYFAPEDPELELSEEQEQVGVVDSYSMSITLCLATLGFLKVYRGKTQRASTLARIDELREATSARLTAAMVSLLRSFTVNVVDIGSDQGQALARLLGRGRLSDRQILQRFQERFKSLRALISESVTLGLDTDVADQLRNENRLFECGWAWSLVKGAPEVEVEAQTAQDIGKQPQGVAKAVPYLYFTVVALDGIPDLSSERTLVLGLLTAEQQRLADALRLRWEITQQYWSGIARFDAATWPLEEIPWRTTLQQLESEYFSLSVASILVHDLVRRRATDDDLTRTVAVMERLAERGRITSRTAREDPAIGLHNPGVTLPLLGSEEIGPAMKWTMADFSAQLLKRTIQLCALSRNIGSQDRLLSLAESILDHLWARRISEGDGVGLWDNVHAVYPESPVRTGPLSWSITERVTECMVAAHGLYNQDPIRSPEMTSLAQAALSEAAHLFGKEQLEQPAPAPKSPQGEEIKGIEADLRRARQLLDKQPGTAHALALGVLARLYALARARGADALGV from the coding sequence GTGCAGATCAAACCGAGACAGAATCTGCTCGAAGTGTGGCAGGCCATCGCGCGCCATTCCTTCGACAGCGGGGCATGGGAATGGGGAGAATGGGGCGGCCGTAGCAGCGTCGCCGACGCCGAGCGCCTGCTCTGCCTTCTCTACCCCGCCACGGAAATCGAGCCGTTCCGTCTGGACGACCCCGACACCACACAACTGGACGTGGAACGGGCCCTGCGGAACGCGGGCGACTCCAGCGAGATCCCCATGAACCTCGTGGAGATCCTCGGCGATTTCATGGACAGGCACCGCGGCGAGGAGAGCCCCACCTTCGCCGGCGGCTACTACTTCGCCCCCGAGGACCCGGAGCTGGAACTCTCCGAGGAACAGGAGCAGGTCGGGGTCGTCGACTCCTACTCCATGTCGATCACTCTGTGCCTGGCCACCCTCGGCTTCCTGAAGGTCTACCGGGGCAAGACGCAGCGGGCGAGCACGCTGGCCCGCATCGACGAGCTGAGGGAGGCGACCAGCGCCCGGCTGACCGCCGCCATGGTCAGCCTGCTGCGCTCCTTCACCGTCAACGTCGTCGACATCGGCTCCGACCAGGGGCAGGCGCTCGCCCGGCTGCTCGGCCGGGGCAGGCTGTCCGACCGCCAGATCCTCCAGCGCTTCCAGGAACGGTTCAAGTCGCTGCGCGCCCTCATCAGCGAGAGCGTCACCCTCGGTCTGGACACCGACGTCGCCGACCAGCTCCGCAACGAGAACCGGCTGTTCGAGTGCGGCTGGGCCTGGAGCCTGGTGAAGGGCGCCCCCGAGGTCGAGGTGGAGGCGCAGACCGCCCAGGACATCGGCAAACAGCCCCAGGGCGTGGCCAAGGCCGTGCCGTACCTGTACTTCACCGTCGTCGCCCTCGACGGCATCCCCGACCTGTCCTCCGAGCGCACCCTCGTCCTCGGTCTGCTCACCGCCGAACAGCAGCGGCTCGCCGACGCGTTACGGCTGCGCTGGGAGATCACCCAGCAGTACTGGTCCGGCATCGCCCGCTTCGACGCCGCCACCTGGCCGCTGGAGGAGATCCCCTGGCGCACCACGCTCCAGCAACTGGAGTCGGAGTACTTCTCCCTCTCCGTGGCCTCGATCCTCGTCCACGACCTGGTGCGCCGCCGGGCCACCGACGACGACCTCACCCGCACCGTCGCCGTCATGGAACGCCTCGCCGAACGCGGCCGCATCACCAGCCGCACGGCCCGCGAGGACCCGGCGATCGGGCTGCACAACCCCGGAGTCACCCTGCCGCTGCTGGGCAGCGAGGAGATCGGCCCGGCCATGAAGTGGACGATGGCCGACTTCTCGGCCCAGCTGCTCAAACGCACCATCCAGCTGTGCGCCCTGTCCCGGAACATCGGCTCCCAGGACCGGCTGCTCTCCCTCGCCGAGAGCATCCTCGACCACCTCTGGGCGCGCCGGATCAGCGAGGGCGACGGGGTCGGCCTGTGGGACAACGTGCACGCCGTGTACCCGGAATCACCGGTGCGCACCGGGCCGCTGTCCTGGAGCATCACCGAGCGCGTCACCGAGTGCATGGTCGCCGCCCACGGCCTCTACAACCAGGATCCGATCCGCAGCCCGGAGATGACCTCCCTCGCCCAGGCGGCGCTCAGCGAGGCGGCCCACCTCTTCGGCAAGGAGCAGCTGGAGCAGCCCGCCCCCGCGCCCAAGAGCCCCCAGGGAGAGGAGATCAAGGGCATCGAGGCCGACCTGCGCCGGGCCCGGCAGCTCCTCGACAAACAGCCCGGGACCGCCCACGCGCTCGCCCTCGGCGTCCTGGCCCGGCTCTACGCCCTGGCCCGCGCCCGGGGCGCCGACGCCCTGGGGGTGTGA
- a CDS encoding SCO2523 family variant P-loop protein, with the protein MLVFAASDKGGTGRSVTSANLAYHRALDGDDVCYLDFDFGSPTAAAVFDLPDVLSEAEGRGLHSYLKGKTGEPLRVDVWARTEHPVLRGRPSGSGRLVLLPGDRTGGEFVTDEENLHRCVDLVLRLKREFDLIIVDLSAGRSYAMDLALAATSPRGGLGRLKNRWLVYHRWTRQHVMAAAELVFGKQGIVQAGTAFGHPPDALGGAIRFVRAAVPDLESPLWSQVSPAQYAWMRQCDKELEELAAGRGIGRTRVLASIPLEPVLQWQERLITDEDVHDRRIANNETWQAIGDLAQRLTDDKFWGQL; encoded by the coding sequence GTGCTCGTCTTCGCCGCCTCCGACAAGGGAGGCACCGGCCGCTCCGTCACCAGCGCCAACCTCGCCTACCACCGCGCCCTGGACGGGGACGACGTCTGCTACCTGGACTTCGACTTCGGCTCGCCCACCGCCGCCGCCGTCTTCGACCTGCCCGACGTCCTCTCCGAGGCCGAGGGGCGCGGGCTGCACTCCTATCTGAAGGGCAAGACCGGCGAGCCGCTGCGGGTCGACGTCTGGGCGCGCACCGAACACCCGGTCCTGCGCGGCCGGCCCAGCGGCTCCGGACGGCTGGTGCTGCTGCCGGGCGACCGCACGGGCGGGGAATTCGTCACCGACGAGGAGAACCTGCACCGCTGTGTGGACCTCGTGCTGCGGCTGAAACGCGAATTCGACCTCATCATCGTCGACCTGAGCGCCGGACGCAGTTATGCGATGGACCTGGCCCTCGCCGCCACCTCACCGCGCGGCGGGCTCGGCCGCCTGAAGAACCGCTGGCTCGTCTATCACCGGTGGACCCGCCAGCACGTCATGGCGGCGGCCGAACTCGTATTCGGCAAACAGGGCATCGTGCAAGCCGGTACGGCCTTCGGACACCCGCCGGACGCGCTCGGCGGCGCCATCCGGTTCGTCCGCGCCGCCGTTCCCGATCTGGAGTCGCCGTTGTGGTCCCAGGTGTCGCCCGCGCAATACGCGTGGATGCGGCAGTGCGACAAGGAACTCGAGGAACTCGCGGCCGGCCGGGGCATCGGCAGGACCAGGGTGCTGGCGTCCATTCCCCTGGAACCCGTGCTCCAGTGGCAGGAACGCCTCATCACCGACGAGGACGTGCACGACCGCCGGATCGCCAACAACGAGACCTGGCAGGCCATCGGAGACCTCGCGCAGCGGCTGACCGACGACAAGTTCTGGGGGCAGTTGTGA
- the bla gene encoding class A beta-lactamase — MDSAPSASPAPSRRALLAAGAGATAVLLGAAGTAAAGTDPVTARLRELETAHGARLGVFGHNVRTRRSVRYRADERFPVCSLFKVLAVAAVLRDLPEGTLDRRVFWADADVVENSPVTQLEENVANGLTIAELAAAAIRRSDNTAGNLLLREIGGPAGLTRFARSVGDRVTRLDRWEPDLNSAEPDRITDITSPAAIGRTYGRLVLGDALAAGDRRRLTEWMLGTVTSANRFRTGLPPTWTVADKTGGGWYGANNDAGVAWTPDGAPVVLVVQLTKPDREAAYDNELIVETAKLLAQTLG; from the coding sequence ATGGATTCCGCCCCGTCCGCCTCCCCCGCGCCCTCCCGTCGCGCCCTGCTGGCGGCCGGTGCGGGCGCCACGGCCGTCCTGCTCGGGGCGGCGGGCACCGCCGCGGCGGGCACCGACCCGGTCACCGCGCGGCTGCGCGAGCTGGAGACGGCACACGGGGCCCGCCTCGGGGTGTTCGGTCACAACGTCCGCACCCGGCGGTCGGTCCGCTACCGGGCCGACGAGCGCTTCCCGGTCTGCTCGCTGTTCAAGGTCCTGGCGGTGGCGGCCGTCCTGCGGGACCTGCCCGAGGGCACGCTGGACCGCCGCGTGTTCTGGGCCGACGCGGACGTGGTGGAGAACTCCCCGGTCACCCAGCTGGAGGAGAACGTCGCCAACGGCCTGACGATCGCCGAGCTGGCCGCGGCGGCCATCCGGCGCAGCGACAACACGGCCGGCAACCTGCTCCTGCGCGAGATCGGCGGCCCCGCCGGGCTCACCCGCTTCGCCCGCTCCGTCGGCGACCGCGTCACCCGCCTCGACCGCTGGGAGCCGGACCTCAACTCGGCCGAACCGGACCGGATCACGGACATCACGAGCCCGGCCGCGATCGGCCGCACCTACGGCCGGCTCGTCCTCGGCGACGCGCTCGCCGCCGGGGACCGCCGGCGCCTGACCGAGTGGATGCTCGGCACGGTGACCAGCGCCAACCGCTTCCGGACCGGACTCCCTCCGACCTGGACGGTCGCCGACAAGACGGGCGGCGGCTGGTACGGCGCCAACAACGACGCCGGAGTCGCCTGGACCCCGGACGGCGCCCCCGTCGTCCTGGTGGTCCAGCTGACCAAGCCGGACCGGGAGGCGGCCTACGACAACGAACTGATCGTGGAGACGGCGAAGCTGCTGGCGCAGACGCTGGGTTAG
- a CDS encoding protein-tyrosine phosphatase family protein gives MKSDAWAWSAGQPGVLVLPSGRLVRGRGLRRPLDPAAPAPAFGVYLLGARPPSPPWESHWLRWPDFRLPADRARAREVLTQAWRRAADERVEIACHGGRGRTGTALACLAVLDGVPAQEAVDFVRRHYDRHAVETPWQRRYVRGFGGLTGPGS, from the coding sequence ATGAAGAGTGACGCGTGGGCCTGGAGCGCCGGGCAGCCCGGGGTGCTCGTCCTGCCGTCGGGCCGCCTGGTCCGGGGCCGCGGTCTGCGCCGCCCGCTCGATCCGGCGGCTCCCGCCCCGGCGTTCGGCGTCTACCTGCTCGGCGCGCGGCCCCCGAGCCCGCCGTGGGAGTCGCACTGGCTGCGCTGGCCCGACTTCCGGCTCCCGGCCGACCGTGCGCGGGCCCGCGAGGTCCTCACGCAGGCATGGCGGCGCGCGGCCGACGAACGGGTCGAGATCGCCTGCCACGGCGGCCGCGGCCGCACCGGAACGGCCCTGGCCTGTCTGGCGGTGCTGGACGGCGTCCCCGCGCAGGAGGCGGTGGACTTCGTCCGCCGGCACTACGACCGGCACGCGGTGGAGACCCCCTGGCAGCGCCGGTACGTACGCGGTTTCGGTGGGCTCACAGGGCCAGGGTCATGA
- the recO gene encoding DNA repair protein RecO — protein sequence MSLFRDDGIVLRTQKLGEADRIITLLTRGHGRVRAVARGVRRTKSKFGARLEPFSHVDVQFFARGSSELVGRGLPLCTQSEIIAAYGGGIVTDYARYTAGTAMLETAERFTDHEGEPAVQQYLLLVGALRTLARGEHAPHLVLDAFLLRSLAVNGYAPSFGDCARCGMPGPNRFFSVAAGGSVCADCRVAGSVVPSPQTLVLLGALLTGDWETADACEPRHVREGSGLVSAYLHWHLERGLRSLRYVEK from the coding sequence ATGAGTCTCTTCCGGGACGACGGCATCGTCCTGCGGACCCAGAAGCTCGGCGAGGCCGACCGCATCATCACGCTGCTGACCCGCGGCCACGGCCGGGTGCGGGCCGTCGCACGGGGCGTGCGGCGGACGAAGTCCAAGTTCGGCGCCCGCCTCGAACCCTTCTCCCACGTCGACGTGCAGTTCTTCGCGCGGGGCAGCAGCGAACTGGTCGGCCGTGGTCTGCCGCTGTGCACCCAGAGCGAGATCATCGCCGCGTACGGCGGCGGCATCGTGACGGACTACGCCCGGTACACCGCCGGGACGGCCATGCTGGAGACCGCCGAGCGGTTCACCGACCACGAGGGCGAACCGGCCGTGCAGCAGTACCTGCTGCTCGTCGGAGCGCTGCGGACGCTGGCCCGCGGTGAGCACGCCCCGCACCTGGTCCTCGACGCGTTCCTGCTGCGGTCCCTGGCCGTGAACGGGTACGCCCCCAGTTTCGGCGACTGCGCCAGGTGCGGAATGCCGGGACCCAACCGGTTCTTCTCCGTCGCGGCCGGCGGCTCCGTCTGCGCCGACTGCCGGGTGGCCGGCAGCGTCGTACCCTCTCCGCAGACCCTGGTCCTGCTGGGCGCGCTGCTCACGGGAGACTGGGAGACGGCGGACGCGTGCGAGCCGCGCCACGTCCGCGAGGGCAGCGGGCTGGTGTCCGCCTATCTGCACTGGCACCTGGAGCGCGGCCTGCGCTCCCTCCGGTACGTAGAGAAATAA
- a CDS encoding SCO2521 family protein: MGGLGTTSGPVLACGEVRTCLLPHRRAVDEPTAVRLLGLRADEPVRTSRRPNRHACSPGVLTGVDCLLPTATGAKVRAVGTVTAHAGLVEGRVLQSTAYFSAPAEGPDRRRPWGYYLVRPGLLVPVGRLPGKSVTEGFLTGHQQDRLDVGSIAESLLARISRHDLLDHDAPLTTTDTSLRWTASPAGDGEPASALLTELGSGLRIAELRLPRGTTPLAAAALCEDLALHDWLLTTVGDKLDGLPPGSENQAAALKVLRPLVDHLLHLWMPRARLDRALSPLWEELERHPGFSRQWNTMAQRIRDQLALQNLIRGDAPARS; the protein is encoded by the coding sequence ATGGGCGGCCTGGGCACGACCTCCGGTCCGGTCCTCGCCTGCGGGGAGGTGCGCACCTGCCTGCTGCCCCACCGCAGGGCGGTGGACGAACCGACCGCCGTGCGGCTGCTGGGGCTGCGCGCCGACGAACCCGTACGGACCTCCCGGCGCCCCAACCGGCACGCCTGCTCGCCCGGCGTCCTCACCGGCGTCGACTGCCTGCTGCCCACCGCCACCGGGGCCAAGGTCCGCGCGGTGGGCACCGTGACGGCCCACGCGGGGCTCGTCGAAGGCCGCGTTCTCCAGTCGACCGCGTACTTCTCCGCCCCGGCCGAGGGGCCCGATCGGCGCCGGCCCTGGGGGTACTACCTGGTCCGGCCCGGGCTTCTGGTCCCGGTCGGCCGGCTGCCCGGCAAGTCGGTCACCGAGGGCTTCCTGACCGGACACCAGCAGGACCGGCTGGACGTCGGCTCGATCGCCGAGAGCCTGCTGGCGAGGATCTCCCGCCACGACCTCCTGGACCACGACGCCCCGCTCACCACGACCGACACCAGCCTGCGCTGGACCGCCTCGCCCGCCGGCGACGGCGAGCCGGCCTCGGCGCTCCTCACCGAACTCGGCTCGGGACTGCGGATCGCCGAACTCCGGCTGCCCCGGGGCACCACGCCCCTGGCGGCGGCCGCGCTCTGCGAGGACCTGGCCCTGCACGACTGGCTGCTGACGACCGTCGGCGACAAGCTCGACGGCCTGCCGCCCGGCTCCGAGAACCAGGCGGCCGCGCTGAAGGTCCTGCGTCCGCTCGTCGACCACCTGCTGCACCTGTGGATGCCCCGGGCGCGCCTGGACCGCGCCCTGAGCCCGCTCTGGGAGGAGCTGGAGCGGCACCCCGGGTTCAGCAGGCAGTGGAACACCATGGCACAGCGCATCCGGGACCAGCTGGCCCTCCAGAACCTCATCCGGGGCGACGCGCCGGCCCGGTCCTGA
- a CDS encoding GNAT family N-acetyltransferase, with translation MSGERPLRIRAVTEADLPHIVRLDADAFPHGPYPFFVLRQLLTACTGLVYVVDDGSDLYGYVLGTAPNDAQSWVLSLAITPRLRGKGFGRELMTRLLGQLRAKGAHSVRLSVEPRNDSAIALYRSLGFVADPGGPHPDYFGPGEDRLLMTLAL, from the coding sequence ATGTCCGGAGAAAGACCCTTACGGATCAGAGCGGTCACCGAGGCGGATCTGCCTCATATCGTGCGGCTCGACGCCGACGCCTTCCCGCACGGTCCCTACCCGTTCTTCGTCCTGCGCCAACTCCTCACCGCCTGCACCGGCCTCGTCTACGTCGTGGACGACGGCTCGGACCTCTACGGATACGTGCTCGGCACCGCGCCGAACGACGCGCAGAGCTGGGTCCTGAGCCTCGCCATCACCCCCCGGCTGCGCGGCAAGGGCTTCGGCCGGGAACTGATGACGAGACTGCTCGGCCAGCTGCGCGCCAAGGGCGCCCACTCGGTCCGGCTCTCCGTGGAACCGCGCAACGACTCGGCCATCGCGCTCTACCGTTCCCTGGGCTTCGTCGCCGATCCCGGCGGGCCGCACCCGGACTACTTCGGCCCCGGCGAGGACCGTCTCCTCATGACCCTGGCCCTGTGA
- a CDS encoding SCO2525 family SAM-dependent methyltransferase, producing MTSVPPAADQELNDDVLWDAFDPRVYISHNYLEMQAVDEEILSHVRDHFSDHFRGGGRVASGIDVGAGPNLYPALAMLPWCDRITLLERSARNLDYLRGQCPDYAPHWDQFWNVLCKDEAYATLDMAPRVRFKEAVGQPEPGSLFDLCADERRWDLGTMFFVAESITTSLAEFRRGVGCFMNALKSGAPFAAAFMEHSEGYQVGAHRFPARDIDESEVRTVLGAYAEDVEIHRTANPQQLVRDGYTGMILACGKRKARHEE from the coding sequence ATGACCTCGGTACCGCCTGCCGCTGACCAAGAGCTGAATGACGATGTGCTGTGGGACGCCTTCGATCCCCGTGTGTACATCAGTCACAATTACCTCGAGATGCAGGCTGTCGACGAGGAGATTCTCTCCCACGTGCGCGATCACTTCAGTGATCACTTCCGGGGCGGCGGGCGGGTCGCTTCCGGTATCGACGTCGGGGCCGGGCCCAATCTCTATCCCGCTCTCGCCATGCTTCCCTGGTGCGACCGGATCACGCTTCTGGAGCGGTCGGCCCGCAATCTGGACTATCTCCGTGGCCAGTGCCCGGACTACGCCCCCCACTGGGACCAGTTCTGGAACGTCCTGTGCAAGGACGAGGCATATGCCACGCTCGACATGGCACCCCGGGTCCGGTTCAAGGAGGCCGTGGGGCAGCCCGAGCCGGGCAGTCTCTTCGATCTCTGTGCCGACGAGCGCCGCTGGGACCTCGGCACCATGTTCTTCGTCGCCGAGTCCATCACCACCTCCCTCGCCGAGTTCCGGCGCGGCGTGGGGTGTTTCATGAACGCCCTGAAATCCGGCGCGCCTTTCGCCGCCGCTTTCATGGAGCATTCCGAGGGATATCAGGTCGGCGCCCACAGGTTCCCGGCCCGCGATATCGACGAATCCGAGGTGCGGACGGTTCTCGGCGCATACGCCGAAGATGTCGAGATCCATCGCACGGCCAATCCGCAGCAGCTGGTGAGGGACGGTTACACGGGTATGATCCTGGCCTGCGGGAAACGAAAAGCCCGGCACGAGGAGTGA